A single genomic interval of Ramlibacter sp. harbors:
- the trxA gene encoding thioredoxin TrxA has product MASDLIKHISDTSFEADVLQAGKPVLVDYWAEWCGPCKMIAPILDEVAGTYGDKLQIAKMNVDENRDIPAKFGIRGIPTLMLFKDGQLAATKVGAMSKAQLTAFIDQQLA; this is encoded by the coding sequence ATGGCCAGCGACCTCATCAAACATATCTCCGACACCAGCTTCGAGGCCGATGTGCTGCAGGCCGGCAAACCCGTGCTGGTGGACTACTGGGCCGAGTGGTGCGGCCCCTGCAAGATGATCGCGCCCATCCTCGACGAAGTGGCCGGCACCTACGGTGACAAGCTGCAGATCGCCAAGATGAACGTGGACGAGAACCGCGACATCCCCGCCAAGTTCGGCATCCGCGGCATCCCCACGCTGATGCTGTTCAAGGATGGCCAGTTGGCCGCCACCAAGGTGGGCGCCATGAGCAAGGCGCAACTGACCGCGTTCATCGACCAGCAACTGGCCTGA
- the rho gene encoding transcription termination factor Rho — MHLNELKALHVSEVLKQAEELEIENTGRMRKQELMFAIIKKRAKAGEQVFADGVLEILPDGFGFLRSPDTSYTASTDDIYISPSQVRRFNLHTGDMIEGEVRIPKDGERYFALTKLDMVNGGPPEQNKHKVMFENLTPLFPKEQMKLERDNFKGEENITSRVIDIIAPIGKGQRALLVAPPKSGKTVMMQHIAHAIAANYPDSYMMVLLVDERPEEVTEMQRSVKAEVIASTFDEPAARHVHVAEMVIERAKRLVELKKDVVILLDSITRLARAYNNVVPSSGKVLTGGVDSNALQRPKRFLGAARNVEEGGSLTIIATALVDTGSRMDEVIFEEFKGTGNSEIHLDRRLYEKRVFPSIQLNRSGTRREELLLAPEILQKTRILRQFMYNMDEIESMEMVLKSMRATKTNVEFFDMMRRGG, encoded by the coding sequence ATGCACTTAAACGAACTCAAGGCACTGCACGTGTCTGAAGTCCTCAAGCAGGCCGAAGAGCTTGAGATCGAAAACACCGGCCGCATGCGCAAGCAGGAGCTGATGTTCGCCATCATCAAGAAACGCGCCAAGGCCGGCGAACAGGTGTTTGCCGACGGCGTGCTCGAAATCCTGCCCGACGGCTTCGGCTTCCTGCGCAGCCCCGACACCAGCTACACGGCCAGCACCGACGACATCTACATCTCGCCCAGCCAGGTGCGCCGCTTCAACCTGCACACCGGCGACATGATCGAGGGCGAAGTGCGCATCCCCAAGGACGGCGAGCGCTATTTCGCGCTGACCAAGCTGGACATGGTCAACGGCGGGCCTCCGGAGCAGAACAAGCACAAGGTCATGTTCGAGAACCTGACCCCGCTGTTCCCCAAGGAGCAGATGAAGCTGGAGCGTGACAACTTCAAGGGCGAGGAAAACATCACCAGCCGAGTGATCGACATCATCGCTCCCATCGGCAAGGGCCAGCGTGCCCTGCTGGTGGCCCCGCCCAAGAGCGGCAAGACGGTGATGATGCAGCACATCGCCCACGCCATCGCGGCCAATTACCCCGACAGCTACATGATGGTTCTGCTGGTGGACGAGCGGCCCGAGGAAGTGACCGAAATGCAGCGCTCGGTCAAGGCCGAGGTGATTGCCTCCACCTTTGATGAGCCCGCCGCCCGCCACGTGCACGTGGCCGAAATGGTGATCGAGCGCGCCAAGCGCCTGGTCGAGCTGAAAAAAGACGTGGTGATCCTGCTGGACTCCATCACCCGCCTGGCCCGCGCCTACAACAACGTGGTGCCGTCGTCGGGCAAGGTGCTGACCGGCGGCGTGGACTCCAATGCCCTGCAGCGCCCCAAGCGCTTCCTGGGCGCGGCCCGCAACGTGGAAGAAGGCGGCTCGCTGACCATCATCGCCACCGCGCTGGTCGACACCGGCAGCCGCATGGACGAAGTGATCTTTGAAGAGTTCAAGGGCACGGGCAACAGTGAAATCCACCTAGACCGCCGCCTGTACGAAAAGCGCGTGTTCCCCTCGATCCAGCTCAACCGCAGCGGCACCCGCCGCGAGGAACTGCTGCTGGCCCCCGAGATCCTGCAAAAGACCCGCATCCTGCGCCAGTTCATGTACAACATGGACGAGATCGAGTCCATGGAAATGGTGCTCAAGAGCATGCGCGCCACCAAGACCAACGTCGAGTTCTTCGACATGATGCGCCGCGGCGGCTGA
- a CDS encoding type B 50S ribosomal protein L31: protein MKEGIHPNYREVLFVDLSNGFKFVTRSCVNTKEMGKTDDGRELPLFKLDTSSESHPFYTGTQKSVNDMGGRVDKFFKKFGKPAGKTEEAGKTAA from the coding sequence ATGAAAGAAGGCATTCACCCCAATTACCGCGAAGTGCTCTTCGTGGACCTGTCCAACGGTTTCAAGTTCGTGACCCGTTCCTGCGTGAACACCAAGGAAATGGGCAAGACGGACGACGGCCGCGAGCTGCCGCTGTTCAAGCTGGACACCTCCAGCGAATCGCATCCGTTCTACACCGGCACGCAGAAGTCGGTCAACGACATGGGTGGCCGCGTCGACAAGTTCTTCAAGAAGTTCGGCAAGCCCGCGGGCAAGACCGAAGAAGCCGGCAAGACCGCTGCCTGA
- a CDS encoding GNAT family N-acetyltransferase, with product MAKLIVRPTASADIAPLLRLQAHVYPSIAPWKQDQLAHQIELFPEGQLVAELDGRIVGCASSLVILWDEWADEHTWSEITASGTFDTHTPQGLTLYGAEVFVDPRLRGKRVGHMLYEGRRKLCKQLNLRRIIACGRLPGYAAVADQMSIELYARKVLWGDLFDPVLSFQLREGFRYCGIMKNYLPDDHESSGHASLIVWINPDYDPSQGTALQRAASGATESPP from the coding sequence ATGGCCAAATTGATCGTCCGCCCCACGGCGTCAGCCGACATTGCGCCACTGCTGCGTCTGCAGGCGCATGTCTACCCGAGCATCGCTCCCTGGAAACAGGACCAGCTCGCCCATCAGATCGAACTCTTTCCCGAGGGCCAGCTGGTCGCCGAGCTCGATGGCCGGATCGTCGGCTGCGCCAGTTCGCTGGTGATCCTCTGGGATGAATGGGCCGACGAACACACCTGGAGTGAAATCACCGCCTCGGGCACGTTCGACACCCACACCCCCCAGGGACTCACGCTCTACGGCGCCGAGGTCTTCGTCGACCCGCGCCTGCGTGGCAAACGCGTGGGCCACATGCTGTATGAGGGGCGCCGCAAACTGTGCAAGCAGCTGAACCTGCGGCGCATCATCGCCTGCGGCCGCCTGCCCGGCTATGCGGCCGTGGCCGACCAGATGTCGATCGAGCTGTACGCCAGGAAGGTGCTGTGGGGCGATCTGTTCGACCCCGTGCTGAGCTTCCAGTTACGCGAGGGATTCAGGTACTGCGGTATCATGAAAAACTATCTGCCGGATGACCATGAATCCAGTGGCCATGCGTCACTGATCGTCTGGATCAATCCGGACTATGACCCGTCGCAGGGCACCGCGCTTCAACGCGCTGCAAGCGGCGCAACGGAGTCGCCCCCATGA
- a CDS encoding carbon-nitrogen hydrolase family protein: MSQQHPDLAKDPAHKPTQNTVRIAAVQYLLRSINDWNGFENQVRFVMKAAGDYKPQFVVFPEIFTTQLLSFMDTSDLRRAVRNMNDYTSRYVDLFTELAAHWGVHIVGGSHPTITDGQLLNTAYLFTPGGKVFTQDKIHLTRWEKEKWKGDPGHHLRVFDTPHGRISILICYDIEFPELSRKVCEQGADIIFVPSCTDDRQGFWRVRYCCHARAIENQVYVAVTGTVGNLAVEGLGLHFGQAAIITPSDFPFARDGIAAEGVPNMEQIVIADVDLGKLISNRVNGTTIPLYDKRIDVYDNDVEVITTR, from the coding sequence ATGAGCCAGCAACACCCCGACCTTGCCAAGGACCCGGCGCACAAGCCCACCCAGAACACGGTGCGCATCGCGGCGGTGCAGTACCTCCTTCGCTCCATCAACGACTGGAACGGTTTCGAGAACCAGGTGCGCTTCGTCATGAAGGCCGCGGGCGACTACAAGCCGCAGTTCGTGGTGTTTCCCGAGATCTTCACGACCCAGTTGCTGTCCTTCATGGACACCAGCGATCTGCGCCGCGCGGTGCGCAACATGAACGACTACACCTCGCGGTACGTGGACCTGTTCACCGAGCTGGCCGCGCACTGGGGGGTTCACATTGTCGGCGGCAGCCACCCCACCATCACCGATGGCCAGTTGCTCAACACCGCCTACCTGTTCACCCCCGGTGGCAAGGTGTTCACCCAGGACAAGATCCACCTGACCCGCTGGGAAAAGGAGAAATGGAAAGGCGACCCGGGGCACCACCTGCGCGTGTTCGACACCCCGCACGGGCGCATCAGCATCCTGATCTGCTATGACATCGAGTTCCCCGAACTCTCGCGCAAGGTCTGCGAACAAGGGGCCGACATCATCTTCGTGCCGTCATGCACCGACGACCGCCAGGGCTTCTGGCGGGTGCGCTACTGCTGCCATGCGCGCGCGATTGAAAATCAGGTCTACGTGGCGGTGACGGGCACCGTGGGCAACCTGGCCGTGGAAGGTCTGGGCCTGCATTTCGGCCAGGCCGCCATCATCACTCCCTCGGATTTTCCGTTCGCGCGGGACGGCATCGCCGCCGAGGGCGTGCCCAACATGGAGCAGATCGTGATTGCCGACGTGGACCTGGGCAAGCTCATCAGCAACCGCGTCAACGGCACCACCATCCCGCTGTATGACAAGCGGATCGACGTCTACGACAATGATGTCGAGGTGATCACGACGCGCTGA
- the phoR gene encoding phosphate regulon sensor histidine kinase PhoR, which translates to MIIRFALLLIAACAVAAGAWQIFGVEYAALGALVVVVARLAFDYWRAHRLMAALRADAVPSLASPGGGLWGELVQRIARLLRERESRARLSEARLQEFLVALENSPNGVVLLDEKARIEWCNQTAATHFGIDAQRDHLQYIGNLVREPAFAAYLASWNYSRDVVLSGAAAASSPVRLSVQVHPYEGNRRLLLSRDVTAVEQAEAMRRDFVANVSHEIRTPLTVLAGFVETLQNLPLDEDDRRRYLGLMAQQAHRMQTLVNDLLTLSRLEGSPPPGSAEWTPLAVLLSQCEQEGRSLSALLAPTRPHEMHFTKAPAAELAGSPSELLSAMSNLLSNAIRYTPAGGRIEAGWQILGDGRGEFTVRDTGPGIAAEHLSRLTERFYRVDRSRSRETGGTGLGLAIVKHVMQRHGAELKVSSTPGSGSTFTLLFPASRVRAVVAPAPPAAVEAGVSAS; encoded by the coding sequence ATGATCATCCGCTTTGCTCTTCTTTTGATAGCGGCCTGTGCAGTTGCGGCGGGGGCCTGGCAGATTTTTGGTGTTGAATACGCGGCGCTGGGCGCGCTTGTGGTGGTGGTGGCCCGGCTGGCATTCGACTACTGGCGGGCCCATCGCCTGATGGCCGCCTTGCGGGCCGACGCCGTGCCGTCACTGGCCTCCCCGGGCGGCGGCCTGTGGGGGGAACTGGTTCAGCGGATCGCCCGGCTGCTGCGCGAGCGCGAAAGCCGCGCGCGGTTGAGCGAGGCGCGTTTGCAGGAGTTTCTGGTGGCACTGGAAAATTCACCCAACGGCGTGGTGCTGCTGGACGAGAAGGCCCGCATCGAATGGTGCAACCAGACCGCGGCCACGCATTTCGGCATTGACGCCCAACGTGACCATCTTCAGTACATCGGCAACCTGGTGCGCGAGCCGGCATTCGCGGCCTACCTGGCCTCCTGGAACTACAGCCGCGACGTGGTGCTCAGCGGCGCCGCGGCGGCGTCGTCGCCGGTGCGGCTGTCGGTGCAGGTCCACCCCTACGAAGGCAACCGCCGGCTCCTGCTCAGCCGTGATGTGACGGCCGTGGAGCAGGCGGAAGCCATGCGGCGTGACTTTGTGGCCAATGTGTCGCATGAGATCCGCACGCCGCTGACGGTGCTCGCGGGTTTCGTGGAAACGCTGCAGAACCTGCCGCTGGATGAGGACGACAGGCGGCGCTATCTGGGCCTGATGGCGCAGCAGGCCCACCGCATGCAGACCCTGGTCAATGACCTGCTGACGCTTTCGCGGCTGGAGGGCAGCCCGCCCCCGGGCAGTGCCGAATGGACGCCCCTGGCGGTGCTGCTCAGCCAGTGCGAGCAGGAGGGGCGCTCTCTGTCTGCCCTGCTCGCGCCCACCCGGCCGCACGAGATGCATTTCACCAAGGCGCCCGCTGCCGAACTGGCGGGTTCGCCCAGCGAGCTGCTCAGCGCCATGTCCAACCTGCTGAGCAACGCCATCCGCTATACGCCCGCGGGCGGGCGGATCGAGGCGGGCTGGCAGATTCTGGGCGACGGTCGGGGAGAGTTCACGGTGCGCGACACGGGCCCCGGCATTGCGGCCGAGCACCTCTCGCGCCTGACCGAGCGCTTCTACCGCGTGGACCGCAGCCGCTCGCGCGAGACCGGTGGCACCGGCCTGGGCCTGGCCATCGTCAAGCACGTGATGCAGCGCCATGGCGCCGAACTGAAGGTCAGCAGCACCCCGGGTTCAGGGTCCACCTTCACACTGCTGTTTCCGGCCAGCCGTGTGCGCGCCGTGGTGGCGCCGGCCCCGCCTGCTGCGGTGGAGGCCGGGGTCAGCGCGTCGTGA
- the phoB gene encoding phosphate regulon transcriptional regulator PhoB: MSLQPRVLIVEDESPIAELIAVNLRHNGFQPVWAEDGVSAQREMDAVLPDVILLDWMLPGQSGIVLAKKWRADARTRGIPILMLTARGDEPDRVAGLDAGADDYITKPFSTQEMLARIRAVLRRRAPEQVSDSVAIGALTLDAATHRVSWQGQALKVGPTEFKLLHYLMKHSERVHSRSQLLDKIWGDHVFIEERTVDVHVKRLRESLGAAGTMVETVRGAGYRLTAQV, from the coding sequence ATGAGCCTGCAGCCCCGCGTCCTGATTGTTGAAGACGAATCGCCCATTGCCGAGCTGATTGCCGTCAACCTGCGCCACAACGGCTTCCAGCCGGTCTGGGCCGAAGATGGCGTCTCGGCCCAGCGCGAAATGGACGCCGTGCTGCCCGACGTGATCCTGCTGGACTGGATGCTGCCGGGCCAGAGCGGCATTGTGCTGGCCAAGAAATGGCGTGCCGACGCGCGCACCCGTGGCATTCCCATCCTGATGCTGACCGCGCGTGGCGACGAACCCGACCGCGTTGCGGGCCTGGATGCCGGCGCGGATGACTACATCACCAAGCCGTTCTCCACCCAGGAAATGCTGGCGCGCATCCGCGCCGTGCTGCGCCGCCGCGCGCCGGAGCAGGTGAGTGACAGCGTGGCCATTGGCGCGCTCACGCTGGACGCGGCCACCCACCGCGTGTCCTGGCAGGGCCAGGCCCTCAAGGTCGGCCCGACGGAATTCAAGTTGCTGCACTACCTCATGAAGCACTCCGAGCGCGTGCACAGCCGCTCCCAGCTGCTGGACAAGATCTGGGGTGACCATGTCTTTATCGAGGAGCGCACGGTTGACGTGCATGTCAAGCGGCTGCGCGAGTCCCTGGGGGCCGCGGGCACCATGGTGGAGACCGTGCGCGGAGCGGGTTACCGGCTGACCGCCCAGGTGTGA
- the phoU gene encoding phosphate signaling complex protein PhoU, with protein MPDKHLSTQFDSELNGVSSRVMELGGLVESQIRQAIYALSQFSAEVAGQVMETEARVNAMEVDIDRELSSIIARRQPTARDLRLLIAISKTTANLERVGDEAEKIARMVKSIIESGSSRSLPSSELRVAADMASALLRKALDAFARLDTTTAVSILKEDDLIDKEFDGFVRKLITYMMEDPRTISASLDLLFLAKAIERIGDHAKNIAEFIIYIVKGADVRHTTMENVESAVQ; from the coding sequence ATGCCCGATAAGCATTTGTCCACCCAGTTCGACAGCGAGCTCAACGGCGTTTCCTCGCGCGTGATGGAGCTGGGCGGCCTGGTGGAGTCCCAGATCCGCCAGGCCATCTACGCGCTGTCGCAGTTCAGCGCCGAGGTGGCCGGCCAGGTCATGGAAACCGAGGCCCGCGTCAATGCCATGGAAGTGGACATTGACCGCGAGCTGTCATCCATCATCGCGCGGCGCCAGCCGACGGCGCGCGATCTGCGCCTGCTGATCGCCATCTCCAAGACAACGGCCAACCTCGAGCGGGTGGGCGACGAGGCTGAAAAGATCGCGCGCATGGTCAAATCGATCATCGAGAGTGGTTCTTCGCGGTCGCTGCCATCATCCGAGCTGCGCGTCGCGGCCGACATGGCTTCGGCCCTGCTGCGCAAGGCGCTGGACGCGTTCGCGCGCCTTGACACCACCACGGCCGTGTCCATCCTCAAGGAAGATGACCTGATCGACAAGGAGTTCGACGGCTTCGTGCGCAAGCTCATCACCTACATGATGGAAGACCCGCGCACCATCTCCGCCAGCCTGGACCTGTTGTTCCTGGCCAAGGCCATCGAGCGCATTGGCGACCACGCCAAAAACATTGCAGAATTCATCATCTACATCGTCAAGGGCGCCGATGTGCGTCACACGACCATGGAAAACGTTGAATCCGCGGTTCAATGA
- the pstB gene encoding phosphate ABC transporter ATP-binding protein PstB, with translation MNTLTTHAETSKISVQNLDFYYGKFHALKGINLEIPEKKVTAFIGPSGCGKSTLLRIFNRMYELYPEQRAEGKVVLDGENLLTSKQDVALIRAKVGMVFQKPTPFPMSIYDNITFGVRLFEDLSATDMEERVEWALRKAALWTEVKDKLHQSGASLSGGQQQRLCIARGIAIKPEVLLLDEPCSALDPISTAKIEELIAELKSDYTVVIVTHNMQQAARCSDYTAYMYLGDLVEFGETEQMFFKPKRKETEDYITGRFG, from the coding sequence ATGAATACCCTGACCACCCACGCAGAAACATCCAAGATATCGGTCCAGAACCTGGACTTCTATTACGGGAAGTTCCATGCCCTCAAGGGCATCAACCTCGAAATCCCAGAGAAGAAGGTGACGGCCTTCATCGGCCCGTCGGGTTGCGGCAAATCCACGCTGCTGCGCATCTTCAACCGCATGTACGAGCTGTACCCCGAACAGCGCGCGGAGGGCAAGGTGGTGCTGGACGGCGAGAACCTTCTGACCTCCAAGCAGGACGTGGCCCTGATCCGCGCCAAGGTCGGCATGGTGTTCCAGAAGCCCACGCCGTTCCCGATGTCGATCTACGACAACATCACCTTTGGCGTGCGCCTGTTCGAGGACCTCAGCGCGACCGACATGGAGGAGCGCGTGGAATGGGCGCTGCGCAAGGCCGCGCTGTGGACCGAGGTCAAGGACAAGCTGCACCAGAGTGGCGCCAGCCTGTCGGGCGGTCAGCAGCAGCGGCTGTGCATCGCTCGCGGCATTGCGATCAAGCCCGAAGTCCTGCTGCTTGACGAACCCTGCTCGGCGCTGGACCCGATCTCCACCGCCAAGATCGAGGAACTGATTGCCGAGCTCAAGAGCGACTACACCGTGGTCATCGTGACGCACAACATGCAGCAGGCCGCTCGCTGCAGCGACTACACCGCCTACATGTACCTGGGCGACCTGGTCGAATTTGGCGAGACAGAACAGATGTTCTTCAAGCCCAAGCGCAAGGAAACCGAAGACTACATCACCGGAAGATTCGGATGA
- the pstA gene encoding phosphate ABC transporter permease PstA, translating into MSTGTGQRLLAAADLAATRQTKYNARKRVNQIALTLSLMAMAFGLFWLAWILFETVRLGIGGIAIATFTQSTPPPNEVGGIANSLYGSFLMVSLATCVGTPVGIMAGIYLAEYDPKGWLAEVTRFVNDILLSAPSIVIGLFVYAVIVTRFKTFSGWAGVIALALIVIPVVIRTTENMLNLVPPGLREAAYALGAPKWKVIISITLRAARAGVVTGVLLAVARVAGETAPLLFTALNNQFWTSNLGEPMSSLPVTIFKFAMSPYENWQQLAWAGVFLITLAVLGLNILARVLTRNKT; encoded by the coding sequence ATGAGCACCGGTACCGGACAACGGCTTCTGGCGGCGGCCGATCTGGCCGCCACCCGCCAGACCAAATACAACGCGCGCAAACGCGTCAACCAGATCGCGTTGACCCTGTCGCTGATGGCCATGGCCTTCGGCCTGTTCTGGCTGGCGTGGATCCTGTTTGAGACCGTGCGCCTGGGGATTGGCGGCATTGCCATCGCCACCTTCACCCAGTCGACGCCGCCACCCAACGAGGTGGGCGGGATCGCCAACTCGCTGTACGGCTCGTTCCTGATGGTGTCGCTGGCCACCTGTGTGGGAACCCCGGTGGGCATCATGGCGGGCATTTACCTGGCCGAATACGACCCGAAGGGCTGGCTCGCCGAGGTGACCCGCTTTGTCAACGACATCCTGCTGTCGGCGCCGTCCATCGTGATCGGCCTGTTTGTCTATGCGGTGATCGTGACGCGGTTCAAGACCTTCTCGGGCTGGGCCGGTGTGATCGCGCTGGCGCTGATCGTGATTCCCGTGGTGATCCGCACCACCGAGAACATGCTGAACCTCGTGCCGCCCGGCCTGCGCGAGGCCGCCTACGCTCTGGGCGCGCCCAAATGGAAAGTCATTATCAGCATCACCTTGCGCGCGGCGCGCGCGGGGGTGGTGACCGGGGTGCTGCTGGCCGTGGCCCGCGTGGCGGGCGAAACCGCGCCGCTGCTGTTCACCGCGCTGAACAACCAGTTCTGGACTTCCAACCTCGGTGAGCCGATGTCCAGCCTGCCGGTGACGATCTTCAAGTTTGCAATGAGCCCTTACGAGAACTGGCAGCAGCTGGCCTGGGCCGGTGTGTTCCTGATCACGCTGGCGGTCCTGGGGCTGAACATCCTCGCGCGGGTGCTGACCCGCAACAAGACCTGA
- the pstC gene encoding phosphate ABC transporter permease subunit PstC → MTTPPPVRPARAGSLADRLFGWAAKGAALVTLGLLIGILLSLITGAWPAIAKYGLGFLTSSVWDPVKDEYGGLVMIYGTLATSFIALLIAVPVSFGIALFLTELSPAWLKRPLGTAIELLAAVPSIVYGMWGLLVFGPILATYVQQPLQSLFAGVPYLGALVSGPPVGIGILSAGIILAIMVIPFIASVMRDVFEVTPVLLKESAYGLGATTWEVVFKVVLPYTKAGVVGGIMLGLGRALGETMAVTFVIGNFNQLDTLSLFQAANSITSALANEFAEAGEGLHQSALIYLGLVLFFITFVVLTFSKLLLAQLRKNEGAKS, encoded by the coding sequence ATGACCACTCCTCCTCCTGTTAGGCCCGCGCGGGCCGGCTCCCTGGCTGACCGGCTCTTTGGCTGGGCCGCCAAGGGGGCCGCCCTGGTGACCCTGGGCCTCCTGATCGGCATTCTGCTGTCACTGATCACGGGGGCCTGGCCGGCCATTGCCAAGTATGGGTTGGGTTTCCTGACCAGCAGCGTCTGGGATCCGGTCAAGGACGAGTATGGCGGGCTGGTGATGATTTACGGCACGCTGGCGACGTCCTTCATCGCGTTGCTGATTGCCGTGCCAGTGAGCTTTGGCATTGCGTTGTTCCTGACGGAACTGTCCCCGGCCTGGCTCAAGCGGCCGCTGGGAACGGCGATTGAGCTGCTGGCCGCGGTCCCTTCCATCGTCTATGGCATGTGGGGCCTGCTGGTGTTTGGCCCCATCCTGGCCACCTATGTGCAGCAACCGCTGCAAAGTCTTTTTGCCGGCGTGCCTTATCTGGGCGCGCTGGTGTCGGGCCCACCCGTGGGCATCGGCATTCTCTCGGCCGGCATCATCCTGGCCATCATGGTGATTCCGTTCATTGCCTCGGTGATGCGCGATGTCTTCGAGGTCACGCCCGTGCTGCTCAAGGAGTCTGCCTACGGGCTGGGCGCCACCACCTGGGAAGTGGTTTTCAAGGTGGTGCTGCCTTACACCAAGGCGGGCGTGGTGGGCGGCATCATGCTGGGCCTGGGCCGCGCGCTGGGCGAAACCATGGCAGTCACCTTCGTCATTGGCAATTTCAACCAGTTGGACACCCTGTCGCTGTTCCAGGCGGCCAACAGCATCACCTCGGCGCTGGCCAACGAGTTCGCCGAGGCGGGCGAGGGCCTGCACCAGTCGGCCCTGATCTACCTGGGCCTGGTGCTGTTCTTCATCACCTTCGTGGTGCTGACTTTCTCCAAGCTGCTGCTGGCCCAGCTGCGCAAGAACGAAGGGGCCAAGTCATGA